A window from Streptomyces sp. NBC_00299 encodes these proteins:
- a CDS encoding ABC transporter ATP-binding protein, with translation MSAEEQAPVLAADGIVAGYVPGVDVLRGCSVEVRPGEVVGVIGPNGAGKSTLVKAVFGLLRVRGGTVRLRGQDVTGRPAHELVRRGVGYVPQLQNVFPTLTVEENLRMGMYLRPKDHARRVAAVEELFPVLADRRKQKAGAMSGGERQMLAMARALMMEPQLLLLDEPSAGLSPLHQDHVFDRCRMINSAGVAVLMVEQNARRCLQFCDRGYVLDQGRNAYTGTGKALLHDEKVIELYLGTLARVR, from the coding sequence ATGTCCGCCGAGGAGCAGGCACCGGTGCTGGCGGCCGACGGCATCGTCGCCGGTTACGTACCCGGTGTCGATGTGCTGCGTGGATGCAGCGTCGAGGTGCGACCGGGCGAGGTGGTCGGCGTGATCGGCCCCAACGGAGCCGGCAAGTCGACGCTGGTCAAGGCAGTCTTCGGGTTGCTGCGGGTGCGCGGCGGGACCGTCCGGCTGCGCGGCCAGGACGTGACCGGCCGGCCCGCGCACGAGCTGGTCCGGCGGGGCGTGGGCTACGTACCGCAGCTGCAGAACGTGTTCCCCACGCTCACCGTCGAGGAGAACCTGCGGATGGGCATGTATCTGCGGCCCAAAGACCACGCGCGGCGGGTCGCGGCCGTCGAGGAGCTCTTCCCCGTTCTGGCCGACCGCCGCAAGCAGAAGGCCGGCGCGATGTCCGGCGGTGAACGCCAGATGCTCGCGATGGCCCGCGCCCTGATGATGGAGCCACAACTGCTGTTGCTCGACGAGCCGTCGGCCGGCCTGTCACCACTGCATCAGGACCACGTCTTCGACCGCTGCAGAATGATCAACAGCGCGGGCGTAGCCGTGCTCATGGTCGAGCAGAACGCCCGCAGGTGCCTGCAGTTCTGCGACCGCGGCTACGTCCTCGACCAGGGCCGCAACGCGTACACGGGCACGGGTAAGGCCCTGCTGCACGACGAGAAGGTGATCGAGCTCTACCTCGGCACGCTCGCCCGTGTCCGTTGA
- a CDS encoding ABC transporter substrate-binding protein yields the protein MRSTRLAPAAAVITALALSATACSTKSGADANGAGSDGVKTGPGVTEKTITLGALTDLTGPYASLGKSIVNAQQLYTDQLNASGGICGRTVKITVKDHGYDVQKAVSAFTETEPKVAAVSQMVGSPVVSSLSQELESKHLLTFPMAWASTLLGREYVQVVGSTYDIDMINGVDHVVRTAKLKAGDKIGHVYFEGEYGENALAGATYAAKKAKLTVVGQKIKPTDQDLTAQVTALKQARVKAILISAGPRQTAALVGTAAAAGFAVPVLTSSPGFAPQLLATPVGPALEKMLQVVSPAPAFSADNPAMQKLAKDYKAKYPKDPLDPGVVSGWNAISVLGEDLKAACKAKDLTREGIAAAHRKQSKLTVLGVPLNFSDRTKPATYQSFIHKPAKTATGGLANVEPAHEVPAARTYTLPKG from the coding sequence GTGAGAAGCACCCGACTTGCCCCGGCAGCAGCCGTCATCACCGCACTCGCCCTGAGCGCCACGGCCTGCAGCACCAAGAGCGGTGCCGACGCGAACGGCGCCGGCAGCGACGGCGTCAAGACCGGCCCCGGCGTGACGGAGAAGACCATCACCCTGGGCGCGTTGACCGACCTCACCGGCCCGTACGCCTCGCTCGGCAAGAGCATCGTCAACGCCCAGCAGCTGTACACCGACCAGCTCAACGCCTCCGGCGGCATCTGCGGCCGGACCGTCAAGATCACCGTCAAGGACCACGGCTACGACGTCCAGAAGGCGGTGTCCGCATTCACCGAGACCGAGCCGAAGGTGGCCGCCGTGTCCCAGATGGTCGGCTCCCCGGTGGTGTCCTCGCTGTCGCAGGAGCTCGAGTCCAAGCACCTGCTCACGTTCCCGATGGCCTGGGCCTCCACCCTGCTGGGCCGCGAATACGTCCAGGTGGTCGGCTCCACCTACGACATCGACATGATCAACGGCGTCGACCACGTCGTCCGTACGGCCAAGTTGAAAGCGGGCGACAAGATCGGCCACGTCTACTTCGAGGGTGAGTACGGTGAGAACGCGCTTGCCGGTGCCACCTACGCGGCGAAGAAGGCGAAGCTGACCGTCGTCGGGCAGAAGATCAAGCCTACCGACCAGGATCTGACCGCCCAGGTCACCGCGCTCAAGCAGGCCCGCGTCAAGGCGATCCTGATCAGCGCCGGTCCGCGTCAGACGGCCGCCCTGGTCGGCACCGCCGCCGCCGCGGGCTTCGCCGTCCCGGTTCTCACCAGCTCGCCTGGCTTCGCCCCGCAGCTGCTGGCGACCCCGGTCGGACCCGCCCTGGAGAAGATGCTCCAAGTGGTGAGCCCCGCCCCGGCGTTCAGCGCCGACAACCCCGCGATGCAGAAGCTCGCCAAGGACTACAAGGCGAAGTACCCCAAGGACCCGCTCGACCCGGGTGTGGTCAGCGGCTGGAACGCGATCAGCGTCCTCGGCGAGGACCTCAAGGCGGCCTGCAAGGCGAAGGACCTGACGCGCGAGGGCATAGCCGCTGCCCACCGCAAGCAGTCCAAGCTCACCGTGCTCGGCGTGCCGCTGAACTTCTCGGACCGCACCAAGCCGGCGACGTACCAGAGCTTCATCCACAAGCCGGCGAAGACGGCCACCGGCGGCCTCGCGAACGTCGAACCGGCCCACGAGGTGCCCGCGGCGCGGACCTACACCCTGCCCAAGGGCTGA
- a CDS encoding branched-chain amino acid ABC transporter permease — protein sequence MSDIRDTTGSSDTTDTVDPVAAPAPTPGDSPSVQARWSGRLAPRGRRAATLTAGVLVLLALPFYVTSFWLQTGLFAMAAVIGAIGLNLLSGTTGQLSLGHAFFLAVGAYGYVWLAAEPSGTGSSSLYGLGLPPVLAFVLAIVLAGAAGGLFSPISGRLRGMYLGIATLALVFLGHHMMLNAPHVTGGFNGRSVPPLDILGFSFTDTSPDGLAVLGVPFGGLERLWYVGLALVAVAWLAARNILRGRPGRALGAVRDSEVAAAVMGVHLTRYRASAFIVSSMYAGAAGALLALVFKRVVPDHFGLLLSIDYLAMIVIGGLGSVGGAACGAVFVALIPHLLTKYADDLPLLTAPGTTGSGVSPGDAARYLYGTAIVLVLIFAPGGLAGLAHRRPRRKGDGSPRTRRFPLRTRTAPKEHTL from the coding sequence GTGTCTGACATCCGCGACACCACTGGCTCCTCTGACACCACTGACACCGTCGACCCCGTGGCGGCTCCCGCCCCCACGCCCGGCGATTCCCCGTCCGTCCAGGCCCGGTGGTCCGGCAGGCTCGCCCCCCGCGGGCGACGCGCGGCCACTCTGACCGCCGGCGTACTGGTCCTGCTCGCCCTCCCCTTCTACGTCACCTCGTTCTGGCTCCAGACGGGCCTGTTCGCGATGGCCGCCGTCATCGGCGCCATCGGGCTGAACCTGCTCTCCGGGACGACGGGACAGCTCTCCCTCGGCCACGCCTTCTTCCTCGCCGTCGGCGCGTACGGCTATGTGTGGCTGGCAGCCGAGCCGTCCGGCACCGGTTCCAGCAGCCTGTACGGCCTCGGTCTCCCGCCGGTCCTCGCCTTCGTGCTTGCGATCGTGCTCGCCGGCGCGGCGGGCGGCCTGTTCAGCCCCATCTCGGGCCGGCTGCGCGGCATGTACCTGGGCATCGCCACCCTCGCCCTGGTCTTCCTCGGCCATCACATGATGCTCAACGCCCCGCACGTGACCGGCGGCTTCAACGGCCGTTCCGTACCGCCGCTGGACATCCTCGGCTTCTCGTTCACCGACACCTCCCCCGACGGGCTCGCCGTCCTCGGCGTCCCCTTCGGCGGACTGGAGCGTCTGTGGTACGTCGGCCTGGCCCTGGTGGCCGTGGCCTGGCTCGCCGCCCGGAACATCCTGCGCGGACGCCCCGGCCGCGCCCTCGGCGCCGTACGCGACAGCGAGGTCGCCGCCGCCGTGATGGGAGTCCATCTCACCCGCTACCGCGCCTCCGCTTTCATCGTCTCCTCGATGTACGCGGGTGCCGCGGGCGCCCTGCTGGCCCTGGTGTTCAAGCGCGTCGTCCCCGACCACTTCGGCCTGCTGCTGTCCATCGACTACCTCGCGATGATCGTCATCGGCGGCCTCGGCTCCGTGGGCGGCGCGGCCTGCGGCGCGGTCTTCGTCGCCCTGATCCCCCACCTGCTCACCAAGTACGCCGACGACCTGCCCCTGCTCACCGCTCCCGGCACCACGGGATCCGGCGTGTCCCCGGGCGACGCGGCCCGCTACCTCTACGGCACCGCGATCGTCCTCGTTCTGATCTTCGCCCCCGGCGGCCTGGCCGGACTGGCTCACAGACGGCCGCGCCGCAAGGGCGACGGCTCCCCCCGCACCCGGCGTTTCCCTCTGCGCACCCGCACCGCCCCGAAGGAGCACACCCTGTGA
- a CDS encoding ABC transporter substrate-binding protein: MKASIRRSAIFASAAALVIAVCGATGTAQAEPGDGELQFGYVLPETGQLAYLGPPQIESLKFAIQKINDAGGVLGKSVPTVVSSDEAGQEAVAAQSADRVLAAGVDAIVGAAASGMSLAFIDRVTGAGVVQCSGSNTAPTFTDYEDDGFYFRTVPSDALQGPILADVVRDDGHNRVALVARADDYGRGLMEATRKTLEDRGATVTLAETYDPKATNFDQVVQQMENSRPDAAVVIAFEEGTQILQGMIESGLGPDRIGVYGADGLRSEELPSLVAPGQPEKLSGMKGTAPASASNEQYVKELKEFAPDLKELQFAPQVFDCVTTIALAAEKAESDDPGEYVKEMNGITKDGEKCNSFAACKELLADGRDIDYNGVSGPLDFTDNGEPGQASIEVYGYDDEGKLQTLRTETSTAEE; encoded by the coding sequence ATGAAAGCGTCGATACGGCGGTCCGCGATCTTCGCAAGCGCGGCTGCTCTTGTGATAGCCGTCTGCGGTGCGACGGGCACTGCCCAGGCCGAGCCGGGTGATGGTGAGCTCCAGTTCGGCTACGTCCTGCCGGAGACGGGACAGTTGGCGTACCTCGGTCCACCCCAGATCGAGTCGTTGAAGTTCGCGATACAGAAGATCAATGACGCCGGCGGGGTCCTGGGCAAGTCCGTGCCGACTGTGGTCTCCAGTGACGAGGCGGGCCAGGAGGCCGTTGCCGCGCAGTCGGCGGACCGGGTCCTCGCGGCAGGCGTGGACGCGATCGTCGGCGCCGCGGCTTCCGGAATGTCGCTGGCGTTCATCGACCGGGTGACCGGAGCGGGCGTCGTGCAGTGCTCGGGGTCGAACACCGCTCCCACCTTCACCGACTACGAGGACGACGGCTTCTACTTCCGTACCGTCCCGAGCGACGCACTGCAGGGGCCCATCCTGGCGGATGTCGTCCGCGATGACGGCCACAATCGGGTGGCCCTGGTCGCACGGGCGGACGACTACGGTCGTGGCCTGATGGAGGCCACCCGGAAGACACTGGAGGACCGCGGAGCGACGGTGACGCTCGCCGAGACCTACGACCCGAAGGCGACCAACTTCGACCAGGTCGTTCAGCAGATGGAGAACTCCAGGCCGGACGCCGCCGTGGTGATCGCGTTCGAGGAAGGCACGCAGATCCTGCAGGGCATGATCGAGTCCGGACTCGGGCCCGACCGGATCGGCGTCTACGGCGCCGACGGACTGCGCAGTGAGGAACTGCCCTCGCTGGTCGCCCCGGGCCAGCCCGAGAAGCTCTCCGGGATGAAGGGGACCGCACCTGCATCGGCGTCGAACGAGCAGTATGTGAAGGAGCTCAAGGAATTCGCGCCGGATCTGAAGGAGCTGCAGTTCGCACCGCAGGTGTTCGACTGCGTGACGACGATCGCGCTCGCCGCCGAGAAGGCGGAGTCCGACGACCCGGGCGAGTACGTGAAGGAGATGAACGGGATCACCAAGGACGGCGAGAAGTGCAACTCGTTCGCCGCCTGCAAGGAGCTGCTCGCCGACGGCAGGGACATCGACTACAACGGTGTGAGCGGGCCGCTCGACTTCACCGACAACGGCGAACCCGGCCAGGCGTCGATCGAGGTGTACGGCTACGACGACGAGGGAAAATTGCAGACCCTGCGCACCGAGACCAGCACGGCCGAGGAGTGA
- a CDS encoding branched-chain amino acid ABC transporter permease: MIKLTETVLNGLALGSVYALIALGFVVIFKASGVMNFAHGSLLLFGGYVTARLHDAIGFVPAVLVGAALGAALAGLVQLLATRGLRGTEIHTLTILTIGVDVLLSTELNRQVGADYLTMGDPWGADVTRLGSITVADARIASIAVAVIVIGAFFAAFRWSRWGLSMRSAAADPEAAALMGIRLDRVRLIAWCVAGALAALAAVFLAAFPAPGLDRTTSQIALSAFPAAILGGMDSAVGALIGSLVIGLTAAMAAGYQNELSVLGAGFSDVAPYLVMVLVLLVRPTGLFGSKELSRV, translated from the coding sequence ATGATCAAGCTCACCGAAACCGTCCTCAACGGCCTGGCGCTCGGCTCCGTCTACGCGCTGATAGCCCTGGGATTCGTCGTGATCTTCAAGGCGTCCGGCGTCATGAACTTCGCACACGGCTCCCTGCTGCTCTTCGGCGGCTACGTCACGGCCCGCCTCCACGACGCCATCGGCTTCGTCCCCGCCGTCCTCGTCGGCGCCGCGCTCGGCGCGGCTCTCGCCGGACTCGTCCAGCTGCTGGCCACCCGCGGCCTGCGCGGTACGGAGATCCACACGCTGACCATCCTCACCATCGGCGTGGACGTCCTGCTCAGCACCGAACTCAACCGGCAGGTCGGCGCCGACTACCTCACCATGGGCGACCCCTGGGGCGCCGATGTGACCCGGCTCGGCAGCATCACCGTCGCCGACGCACGGATCGCGAGCATCGCCGTAGCGGTCATCGTCATCGGCGCGTTCTTCGCCGCCTTCCGCTGGTCCCGCTGGGGCCTGTCCATGCGGTCCGCCGCCGCCGACCCGGAGGCCGCGGCCCTGATGGGGATACGGCTGGACCGCGTACGGCTCATCGCCTGGTGCGTCGCCGGGGCGCTGGCCGCGCTCGCCGCCGTGTTCCTCGCCGCTTTCCCCGCGCCGGGACTCGACCGTACGACCAGTCAGATCGCCCTGAGCGCCTTCCCCGCGGCGATCCTCGGCGGCATGGACTCGGCCGTCGGCGCACTCATCGGAAGTCTGGTGATCGGCCTGACCGCGGCCATGGCCGCCGGCTACCAGAACGAACTGAGCGTCCTCGGCGCCGGCTTCTCCGATGTGGCCCCCTACCTCGTGATGGTGCTCGTGCTCCTGGTCCGCCCCACCGGTCTCTTCGGATCGAAGGAGCTGAGCCGTGTCTGA